CAATGACTTTGAATTGTTTTGCTTAAGTTCTAAACGAGTAATTTACGAATTTGTTTTAATATGCTTCTGtcttttacttatgttttatcttcttttctttttttttttaagttttcgaGTAAACTGTCAATTGCTTTGTATTTTTTGGTAGGATCTCGCCAATGTTTGTTCAATTCTTTTTGTAGAATTTCTAGTTTTGTACTTTTCTGTTTGGATGTTGAGAATCTGGAgggaaaaataagagaaaaaaaaagttgaaaaggaATAAACTTGGCAACTAACGCTTGCTTGAGTTGTTGTTCGCTTCCGTAGCACTGGATTTTGTATTTGagttgttttaatatttccttTCGAATAGGGAGGTTGATTTTTAGGATTAATCGTTCATCAAGGTGTATTCTTATTGCTGCTGCTATGAATTTGGCCTATAAAAAGCTAAAATTCCCGAATGGTACATCAGACATAACATCTGACGTTTATATGCAATGTTTGGGCtaatgtttctttttctttttctttttttttaaatctcacTTCAGTACCCTTGGATGTGCCTTTTTGAAATGGGGTTTGAGGAAAAAGCTATAAAGCTGCAAGTTAAAGAGGAGAAAGCTTGCGAAACGAAAAAAATTTGTCTGCATGCTTTTACTGATCTGACCTATGTTGCTCCAATTGTATTCTTATACCTTCTTAAAGAATGTTATGTTCATGgtaaagttttgctttctttcatTGCTAAgaattgagttaaaatttaGTGGTTTTCCCTGCCTTTTTCTCGTTCAATCTGATTCTAAGGAATAATGTGACAGGAAACTTGAAGGCAACTAAAAAGTTTCGAGCTCTTCAACAAGAAGTCCACCAAGTTCTATGCAATTCTCCCCAACCAGGACCAGCTACTTTTGTTGCTTATTGTCTGTATATCCTGCCCATATTTGGATCTTACTGTGAAGGCTTCAGTCATTTGATTGTATCTGCTTTTCATCGTTTTCTAAAGACAGCAGCCACCACTGGAGATTCTTTGGAAGCAAAAATTATAGCTGTGCAATTATTTCTTGATATTGTTGAGGGTTCTATTGACCATGATGAGAGGATTGCTGTGAAGATACTTGAAGTTTTTGATATCAAGTTGACAGATATCGAGAAAGTTGCATCCCAATCAAAGGCCAAGAATGACCGTTGGTTTCACAATGTAAAGGCATTTCTTGAGCAGTATATATTTGGATTCATAGAATCAGAGTCATATATGACAGCTGTGAATCTGTTGGAACACTTCTCTATCCGTCAATCTGGGGAATCTTTTCTTGTCAAAATGATAGAAAAGAAACAATTCAGAGCAGCAGAGAAGTGGGCAACATTTATGGGGAAGCCAATGTTATTCATGCTCGTCCAGGAGTATGTTGACAGGAATAAACTAAAGAATGCTTATTTGATTGTAAAGAAGAACAATCTCCAGCAAGAATTTCCAGATGTGCATCACAAATACAAAGAAAGGTACTTGAAAATATCATACTCCCCATACTGGCAATATGCTTGGCTCACCTGTGATCCCTGAAAAGGCTTGGAGTAGAGATTTTAAAAACAGTAAATATGACACTACTATTTTACCATATTGTAgtgcattaaaaaaattagcagAAAAAGCATGCTGGGATGTTGCAGAGGCAAAGGCAAATGGTGATAGGCAATTAGTTGACTATCTGgtaagtaaatttttaaattcatgaaATGATTTTCCCAAGTctatcaaaatatgaaatggAGTTTTAGAGTCTTTGCCAACTCATttgtttttctcaaatttctcatgtttctatatcttgttgattttgaataCTCCATGgataataaaaaattgcttTCTGGATGTTAGGTTTATCTGGCCATGGAAGCTGGTTACTTGGAGAAGGTTGATGAACTTTGTAATCGATATTCCCTTGAAGGTTTTCCAAAAGCACAAGGTATTGTCACTGAAGCGCCTTTTTTGGAAATAAAGGAACAAGATGTATAGATTATGAATGTCTACCTATAGTTATTATGATTTGGATCGTATGTGAATCTACAATCAAGACTGTATAATAAAAGCATATAATTCTCAAATTTGCATGCCTTCTTATCGTGTTGAGGGTGATACTGTACATTGTTTGACATTTCTATTGACACAGTTGAAAACCACTAATACCAACTATACTGCTTGGTGTTTACTCAGGTTTTCTATAGCATTTGTAGATCTAAATAGATATTTTAGACTTTGATGATTAGGCTAAAGGCAGACTCTCATGCTACTAGTTATGATTTTCTTCAGAACATGAAGCAATTTTTTTGCAGCATTGCTTTTTAAATCTCAATGAATTGGGAGTAGAAGACATAATTTGGGTGGACGAGCTTAATGGTCTTGGTAAGGCAACATGCCACATTGAGGGATCCAAAGTTGTGGGCCTTGACTGTGAATGGAAACCCAATTATGTAAAAGGTAGCAAACCAAACAAGGTAAGCATGGTATCAcctttttccatttcttttagtTTGCGATCTCTCTTAATTGATATAGATTAGGTCCTGGAATTATTTTTGCTTAGAAAAAAAGTTTAGATGAGTGTTAATCctctttttttataatttagttcattATGGAATTACCAACAGGCTTGTTTAGGATTGCATTGCCAaatcataagtgaataaatttgTTGGCATTTTTTGTTTATCCATTTTGATTTATGACTGATCAAATAAGCAATAAATCTGTGTTTCCATGTATCAGGTTTCTATCATGCAAATAGCTTCTAATAAGAAGGTTTTCATCCTTGacttgataaaattatataatgacGTGCCTGATGTTTTAGACAACTGCCTAACTCACATCTTGCGGTCCCCAAGAATTCTAAAACTCGGTATGGGAGAATCTGCCTTTTCCAAAAGAGGGAAATCTTCTCCCAATATATGGATCTCACTTTTCTAGTTATATTGTCTCATATATTTTAAAGCATCCTGATATATACACTTATGTTTGTATTCTTGATTGTATGGTTTGAAAACGAAGGCAGCCAGTTTTAAACAAAGCATCTCATGGTTATTCCAACACTACTGAGTTTGCTTTTAAACACCCTGCACACATTGTAGGTTATAATTTTCATTGTGATGTAAAGCAACTAGCTCAATCATATGGAGATTTAGAGTGTTTCAAGTGTTATAATATGCTATTGGACATCCAGAATATGTTCGAAGATCCCCGAGGTGGCCTCTCTGGTCTTGCAGAGGTAAGCTAAACTTGAAGTCCGAGTTTTATGCTTTTTATCCTTCCAAGTTCCTTTTCAATTACAACTCCGTTTCCTTTCATTCTTTAGTTTCCCACAAATTGATGTTTCACAATTCCTCTATCAGAAGATATTGGGAGCCGGCTTAAACAAAACTAGACGGAATAGCAACTGGGAACAAAGACCATTGAGTCAGAATCAGGTATATATCCATAATTGTTTGCTGCTTACAGAATAGCATCTATATTTACATTCCAAAAtctttttgaactttttttcaGCTTGAGTATGCTGCTCTAGATGCCGCTGTTCTTATTCAAATATTCTACCGTGTTTGTGACCATTCTCATACTGCTGATGCATTAGATGGGCATAACAAAATCGAGTGGAAGTCTTATATTGTAAGTACATGGTAATGCTCTTATATTGAACAGGCGAAGGTTAATACCATCTGGGTCTTATTCAGGATTATTTTGCAGGTTTCTCACATGGATAATCCAAGAAAGTCCAGAAAGGAATCTAGACTTAGAAAAGAACCAGAACCGGAAGTCAAGGAGGACGAGGCATGAGAAATCAAGTTTCCGCAGCAACCACATTACAACAAGGTCATAGATTGTTTCAACTTTATGGTAGTTCTAATTACTCGAGTTTATGATTCTCAACATTCTGGATATTGACATAGAGAAAGAATAATGTTAAGTCGATTCTCAAGCAGTTGATTTGCTATCTAGCTTTTATCTAGCACAACAATAGTGTGAAGTTAGGTTTTGTCAGAAACATTTTATGGCGGAGACAAATCTTACTTGAACACTTTAGGGAGCCCTTTGAAGGAAAAGCCTGTAAATATGATTCAAATCTCGGGATTTGCTGACTAGCATAAGGCATAAATGTTGGTGTACATTGTTTGATGTGGTAGGTCGGAATTTGAATCTCGTATCTTTTGAATAAAACCTGGTGCATTAAGTTTTGAGTTGTAAGTAAACATATGTTGATAGCTATTAGCTTGTAAACCATAAGAGAGAGAGAGTTAAGGTTTAAAATCTGTATATATGTAGGGGTGTTTAATCGGTTAACCGATCCGAACTAccattaactgaattaaccgactTTTTAAAACCCTTAATCATTAACcgaaccaaatttttttcaaaaaaattaaccgaaccaaacTTTATCAGTTAATCCggttggttaaccgaattaaccaaaatttgtatgttttttttttatttttggttaaaacaagtataaaacatatcaaaaattaaCCGACTTAATCGAccgattaatttatatttctaaaaaattaacagaACCGATcgaatacttatatattataatattatttattaaatttagttaattcggttaatcgatcgattttgaatttaattaaccgttaactgaactttcaaaaaattattaatcgaCTTTCGACCGAATGACCGATTAatcgaattcggtcggttaactgaattaattCGATTTTACTTGAAAGTTGCACacccctatatatatatatatatgagtattTATGATATGACTTTTTTTTGGGGTACTTTACATGTATGATATGACTTTGAAGGTACAAAGACTTTTGATGagtacttttgtttttttggagtaatataaaaccaaataaaacaaaaggtttAGATAGAATTCATATTCAAAAAGCCTCTAACGGTATCCTCTTTTAGTGCTGCTTGAATCTCCACAGGTGGCTCGCTAAACATATACAATTCTTCAACCTTCGTTAAAGTCATCCGTCACTTAATTATTCTCTCTTGacaaaatttattgaatttttttaatcaatgaTGAACACACTCCTGACTGTCTATTCAAGGTGAATAATTTTAGAACAACTAATGTGGTTAAATTAATAGGAGAaagattattatataatttaacattgATATGTCAACTACCGGATAATATAATCATGTCTTGGACACCACTGGGCGTTTGCTTAAGGTTGTAAAAATCATCTCTATTTACtaactaaattgacaaaaaattataaatgttgagggttaaaatagttattttactTTTGACATTGTTAACTTTAACGATAAAATTAGATGGAGGGACTAagacttttaaataaaaaattatagggacttaaatattaaaattaaaatatagggattaaattttaaatgctaaTTTAGATGAAAATCTTTACTATTTCAGTATAGATTTGtagaacttttaaaataatttttataattattttaaatatttttcatgatttgtttattttaataattatttataatctaactttttataatttacaatttggaatttgtaataattttataattattttacattttaataaattttaaattttttattttagataatattttatgatttttttgtagTAAAGTAGGCTGATTTATATTAATTCACTACTAATGAAAGGGAAGCTGAGAGGCCTCCAGAAGAGTGACAAACAATCAATAACAGCTGTCCTGCATCAAAGCGCGCATAGAAAAATaaagcaacaaaaaccaaacaaaacaaagaagaaaagtaAATGAAACGCCAAACGAAATAAGTAGTGGCTCTTCATTGTCCCAAATAAGCCAAGGTGTTCCCTTTTAGATCTGCAACTGCGCTCACAAAAAGGAGATAACAGAGCTTTGAACAGATTTTTGGAGATTCAACCGAACCTTCTCCAAAGTTCAAAACTAACTCGTCATTTATCTTGAGACTTGCGTACTAATCCATCCTTTCTCACCGCCGTCGAAACCAGATCCAGACATCCGTAGCCCGATTCCGCATCCCTTTCCTCCGTCCTTCGATAGCTAGAACATGCGCCGCTTCATTCCCCTCCCGAGGCACAAAAGTGTAGGTAATCTCTTCAAAGATCCTCGCTAACTGTTGGATGTGGTAAATGATCGGTCTAATAATTGATTTACCCGCCTCACCATTACTAATGTTTTTTATAACAGACAGTGCATCCCCTTCCACCACCAACCGCTGGAAGCCCATCGTATGCGCAAATACCAACGCCCTCTCACAAGCCCGAGCCTCTGCCACAAAAGGGTCAGCAACGCCATTTAAGAGATAAGTTTCCGCTCTAACAACTTCACCTTTATGGTTCCTAGCTAGTACTGCTGTTATGGCCAATCATTTATCTTGCACAAAGGATGCATCGAAATTAATCTTGATAAATCCATTGTCCGGTGGTCTCCAAATTTCCTTACCTGCAGATCCCGTAACAGGCCTGATATTCTCACTATTGAGGCTTAGTTCTCGTTCAAAACCGCTAATAAAACCCAATATTTCCTGCCTCAAAAATTTGACTCCTTCATGCACTAACTTATTTCTGCAGTACCAGAGACTCCATAACGAAATAGCAATAATCTTTTTATGACGATCGTCTGCTTCCGAAAATGCCCTAACAAAACGTTCTTTGTGGTCAAGTGAGCTTTCAAAAGGAGGAACCTGCACCATTAACGCATTCCAAATATCCTGCAAAATATCACAAGTCCACAAAAGATGTTCAGAATTCTCCAACTCTGTCTTACACAAGGACACACATGACTTCGCACAAGGTTAAATCGCATGATTTTCATAGTGAGGCACCAGATTATGAAACAGCTGcaaacatgtattttaatttttctaggAATATTTAAATTCCACAGCCCCATATAGAATTTTTTGTATTCCTCAAATTTAGGGGATAAGTTAGCTCTATTTTGTAATAACTCTGTAAAAAGGGCCCTGTAGCCACTCTTGACCGTGTATTCACCCGAACCTTCATACTTCCAGACCCTCACATCTTCCGGTCTACTCTCAGAAATAGGGATAGAGAGAATTCTTTTTACGGTTTCGCCATCGAACAAATTATGGATAACCTCCCTGTTCCAGGTATTGCCTTCAATAAGGTGATTTACCATTGTCCAATATGTACTAATATTTTGACCTTGAATTCTATTGTTTTCCTTACCAGGTAACCAGGGATCGTTCCATAGGTTAATGCAACCACCATCCCCTACCCACCACATCATCCCTTCTCGGATCACTTCACGAGCACTACAGATACTTCTCCAGGTAAATGAGGGGTAAGAGCCAACTTTAGCTGATAAAATATCtgaataaggaaaataatattttataaatttttaataatcacatttaaaATGATTCTAGATAAATTAATGTCCAAATTCAAATGAACTTAACATTTATTTGTCTAGCTTCTTTCTTAAcgtatatttttctaaaaaaatcatttattttaagatttttttttaattttctaaatacatgTTGACATTGTCATTGTACAAcccattttgcccgggcccaggcaagcaaaaaaaaataccaGTCCATTACAATTAAATAACCAATAGACCCAAAATGGCCCaataataaaaaaccctaacagcccaaaatggcccaaatttaaactatattagcaaaaaaaaaaacaggaaaagaaaccctagccgcGGCTCCTCCTAGCCTCTGCCACCACCCACTCTTCTGCAACCTCACTACCTGCCCTCTGTCGCCGCCGCAACTGCCATCAACCACTTCCATCAACTACCTGCAAAGACAGACAACAACATGCAAGAGAAACAATAGAAAAATAGGGAAGAGGGAGTTGtaaatggctataaaagccatctAAACCGATTGTAAAAGGGAGGATTTTTTGGcctgaaataaaaaaaaagatttaagcacaaaaacagaaaaaaaaaacaaagtagaTCGGAAAAATAGAAACGTGCAAAaggtcttttttattttctttattttcgttCTTTAAAACTGTTTAtattcaagttttttatttccctttgttttaaaaaaaactaaaaatataaatatgtatcaaaatattaaaaaagaaaaagaaaaaacttaccTTTTAATTTTCCGGCAACCGTGGACGGGCGGCACCGTCGCCGGTAACCGGCGGCGGCGGCTCTTCTTGCCGGATTCTGGTAGTACTCAGAGAAGAAATGGAGagagaagtttttttttaaaaaaacagctgcacaaatgaatttttttctctaaatttttacttttataagcCCTCAAAACGACATCATTTTGAGACTGGCTTCATatgcccaaaacgacgtcgttttgctcTAACCCGCAACCCGACCCAATTCGACCCGGAGGGTCCGCGTGTTTTCgatttttgggatattttcGTTTACGGTCCTTCCGATTTTGCAACATGTTGCGATTGgatcctttttctttcttttcttttattttaatttaacccgCATAGTTATAAttctgtttcaatttagtcccacgCAAAGTGatgcgttttggagggtgggaTATTTACTATATTGGTCCCTCTATTTTATTATCGCACTCAATATAGtcctttcttttaattattttcgaatCCGCCCCATATTTTtcgtttttaattcaatttagcccttttttgttattttggttattttcttattaaaattaataaatttgacattattattattattattattattattatttattatttttattttccttttatttattcgtattaacatattaattagttttgtattattttagctttttaattatatatatatgctttttcTTTGTGTATATAGTTCtcttattatatcattttattatttattatttattatttatgtccTTTTATACCTTCAAAGTATTActattactatattttatttatatttacttatttatatttttcttattatatattattatataattatttatatattttttctttcctttttaaaactttagattatttgttattctattattaatattattattatttacttatttatatcttttctttcattttaaactttgttatatatatatacatacatagatttttacttttacaattttatttatttttgtgttgttattattgctttatcttatatttatttatgtgttcatcattatttttatgaaatgttagCCCTAGTTGTCtattatttcatgtataattgttttgtcatcttttatttatttatttatttatcattttgttgTGGTTATTCGTGTTATGTTTACATCgtcgtatttattattgttttgttacccATATTAACATTGTGTTTcacgattttaaaataagcaaaattttgtgtttagatttgagaaagtcgtaccctaacttactgggtttcgattttcgcaataaatctaaatacacgaatcttttcaaacttaagttttaaacgatctcgagaattaagaaaagatcgtgtcctaacttactgggcatgatcccttttttaaatcCGATATAgccaaatattttcttaaataagtaaattttttggCATGAATTTTtgtatcgggaattcgatacgttgtgtcctaacgcattggatatgacatgtcgttttctcgagatgatgatttttctaaaaaatggtaaaggcaatattttgcgtttggaaattcgagaaaacgtgccctaatgtgttgGGTTTGGATTTCTCGTTTAGCCAAATGACCTGAtatcctttaaaatttcaaagtatgggttttggaaccataaggtgatcttggttttgaagattttaagtATTGTATCCTAACATGTTggatgtgattttttttttcagaacaAGAGAATCCTAAATTCCAACTCAtgttattcgagttttttttttagaatcgtattttaaaactcttcaaagttttcaatcttcgacattaagacattaattaatcaactaggtaccaattttgggcattacgaggg
The nucleotide sequence above comes from Gossypium raimondii isolate GPD5lz chromosome 13, ASM2569854v1, whole genome shotgun sequence. Encoded proteins:
- the LOC105782767 gene encoding uncharacterized protein LOC105782767 isoform X2; this encodes MCLFEMGFEEKAIKLQVKEEKACETKKICLHAFTDLTYVAPIVFLYLLKECYVHGNLKATKKFRALQQEVHQVLCNSPQPGPATFVAYCLYILPIFGSYCEGFSHLIVSAFHRFLKTAATTGDSLEAKIIAVQLFLDIVEGSIDHDERIAVKILEVFDIKLTDIEKVASQSKAKNDRWFHNVKAFLEQYIFGFIESESYMTAVNLLEHFSIRQSGESFLVKMIEKKQFRAAEKWATFMGKPMLFMLVQEYVDRNKLKNAYLIVKKNNLQQEFPDVHHKYKESALKKLAEKACWDVAEAKANGDRQLVDYLVYLAMEAGYLEKVDELCNRYSLEGFPKAQEHEAIFLQHCFLNLNELGVEDIIWVDELNGLGKATCHIEGSKVVGLDCEWKPNYVKGSKPNKVSIMQIASNKKVFILDLIKLYNDVPDVLDNCLTHILRSPRILKLGYNFHCDVKQLAQSYGDLECFKCYNMLLDIQNMFEDPRGGLSGLAEILGAGLNKTRRNSNWEQRPLSQNQLEYAALDAAVLIQIFYRVCDHSHTADALDGHNKIEWKSYIVSHMDNPRKSRKESRLRKEPEPEVKEDEA
- the LOC105782767 gene encoding uncharacterized protein LOC105782767 isoform X7; amino-acid sequence: MCLFEMGFEEKAIKLQVKEEKACETKKICLHAFTDLTYVAPIVFLYLLKECYVHGNLKATKKFRALQQEVHQVLCNSPQPGPATFVAYCLYILPIFGSYCEGFSHLIVSAFHRFLKTAATTGDSLEAKIIAVQLFLDIVEGSIDHDERIAVKILEVFDIKLTDIEKVASQSKAKNDRWFHNVKAFLEQYIFGFIESESYMTAVNLLEHFSIRQSGESFLVKMIEKKQFRAAEKWATFMGKPMLFMLVQEYVDRNKLKNAYLIVKKNNLQQEFPDVHHKYKESALKKLAEKACWDVAEAKANGDRQLVDYLVYLAMEAGYLEKVDELCNRYSLEGFPKAQEHEAIFLQHCFLNLNELGVEDIIWVDELNGLGKATCHIEGSKVVGLDCEWKPNYVKGSKPNKVSIMQIASNKKVFILDLIKLYNDVPDVLDNCLTHILRSPRILKLEYVRRSPRWPLWSCRDIGSRLKQN
- the LOC105782767 gene encoding uncharacterized protein LOC105782767 isoform X6 codes for the protein MCLFEMGFEEKAIKLQVKEEKACETKKICLHAFTDLTYVAPIVFLYLLKECYVHGNLKATKKFRALQQEVHQVLCNSPQPGPATFVAYCLYILPIFGSYCEGFSHLIVSAFHRFLKTAATTGDSLEAKIIAVQLFLDIVEGSIDHDERIAVKILEVFDIKLTDIEKVASQSKAKNDRWFHNVKAFLEQYIFGFIESESYMTAVNLLEHFSIRQSGESFLVKMIEKKQFRAAEKWATFMGKPMLFMLVQEYVDRNKLKNAYLIVKKNNLQQEFPDVHHKYKESALKKLAEKACWDVAEAKANGDRQLVDYLVYLAMEAGYLEKVDELCNRYSLEGFPKAQEHEAIFLQHCFLNLNELGVEDIIWVDELNGLGKATCHIEGSKVVGLDCEWKPNYVKGSKPNKVSIMQIASNKKVFILDLIKLYNDVPDVLDNCLTHILRSPRILKLEYVRRSPRWPLWSCREDIGSRLKQN
- the LOC105782767 gene encoding uncharacterized protein LOC105782767 isoform X4 — translated: MCLFEMGFEEKAIKLQVKEEKACETKKICLHAFTDLTYVAPIVFLYLLKECYVHGNLKATKKFRALQQEVHQVLCNSPQPGPATFVAYCLYILPIFGSYCEGFSHLIVSAFHRFLKTAATTGDSLEAKIIAVQLFLDIVEGSIDHDERIAVKILEVFDIKLTDIEKVASQSKAKNDRWFHNVKAFLEQYIFGFIESESYMTAVNLLEHFSIRQSGESFLVKMIEKKQFRAAEKWATFMGKPMLFMLVQEYVDRNKLKNAYLIVKKNNLQQEFPDVHHKYKESALKKLAEKACWDVAEAKANGDRQLVDYLVYLAMEAGYLEKVDELCNRYSLEGFPKAQEHEAIFLQHCFLNLNELGVEDIIWVDELNGLGKATCHIEGSKVVGLDCEWKPNYVKGSKPNKNMFEDPRGGLSGLAEKILGAGLNKTRRNSNWEQRPLSQNQLEYAALDAAVLIQIFYRVCDHSHTADALDGHNKIEWKSYIVSHMDNPRKSRKESRLRKEPEPEVKEDEA
- the LOC105782767 gene encoding uncharacterized protein LOC105782767 isoform X3, with product MCLFEMGFEEKAIKLQVKEEKACETKKICLHAFTDLTYVAPIVFLYLLKECYVHGNLKATKKFRALQQEVHQVLCNSPQPGPATFVAYCLYILPIFGSYCEGFSHLIVSAFHRFLKTAATTGDSLEAKIIAVQLFLDIVEGSIDHDERIAVKILEVFDIKLTDIEKVASQSKAKNDRWFHNVKAFLEQYIFGFIESESYMTAVNLLEHFSIRQSGESFLVKMIEKKQFRAAEKWATFMGKPMLFMLVQEYVDRNKLKNAYLIVKKNNLQQEFPDVHHKYKESALKKLAEKACWDVAEAKANGDRQLVDYLVYLAMEAGYLEKVDELCNRYSLEGFPKAQEDIIWVDELNGLGKATCHIEGSKVVGLDCEWKPNYVKGSKPNKVSIMQIASNKKVFILDLIKLYNDVPDVLDNCLTHILRSPRILKLGYNFHCDVKQLAQSYGDLECFKCYNMLLDIQNMFEDPRGGLSGLAEKILGAGLNKTRRNSNWEQRPLSQNQLEYAALDAAVLIQIFYRVCDHSHTADALDGHNKIEWKSYIVSHMDNPRKSRKESRLRKEPEPEVKEDEA
- the LOC105782767 gene encoding uncharacterized protein LOC105782767 isoform X1 produces the protein MCLFEMGFEEKAIKLQVKEEKACETKKICLHAFTDLTYVAPIVFLYLLKECYVHGNLKATKKFRALQQEVHQVLCNSPQPGPATFVAYCLYILPIFGSYCEGFSHLIVSAFHRFLKTAATTGDSLEAKIIAVQLFLDIVEGSIDHDERIAVKILEVFDIKLTDIEKVASQSKAKNDRWFHNVKAFLEQYIFGFIESESYMTAVNLLEHFSIRQSGESFLVKMIEKKQFRAAEKWATFMGKPMLFMLVQEYVDRNKLKNAYLIVKKNNLQQEFPDVHHKYKESALKKLAEKACWDVAEAKANGDRQLVDYLVYLAMEAGYLEKVDELCNRYSLEGFPKAQEHEAIFLQHCFLNLNELGVEDIIWVDELNGLGKATCHIEGSKVVGLDCEWKPNYVKGSKPNKVSIMQIASNKKVFILDLIKLYNDVPDVLDNCLTHILRSPRILKLGYNFHCDVKQLAQSYGDLECFKCYNMLLDIQNMFEDPRGGLSGLAEKILGAGLNKTRRNSNWEQRPLSQNQLEYAALDAAVLIQIFYRVCDHSHTADALDGHNKIEWKSYIVSHMDNPRKSRKESRLRKEPEPEVKEDEA
- the LOC105782767 gene encoding uncharacterized protein LOC105782767 isoform X5; amino-acid sequence: MCLFEMGFEEKAIKLQVKEEKACETKKICLHAFTDLTYVAPIVFLYLLKECYVHGNLKATKKFRALQQEVHQVLCNSPQPGPATFVAYCLYILPIFGSYCEGFSHLIVSAFHRFLKTAATTGDSLEAKIIAVQLFLDIVEGSIDHDERIAVKILEVFDIKLTDIEKVASQSKAKNDRWFHNVKAFLEQYIFGFIESESYMTAVNLLEHFSIRQSGESFLVKMIEKKQFRAAEKWATFMGKPMLFMLVQEYVDRNKLKNAYLIVKKNNLQQEFPDVHHKYKESALKKLAEKACWDVAEAKANGDRQLVDYLVYLAMEAGYLEKVDELCNRYSLEGFPKAQEHEAIFLQHCFLNLNELGVEDIIWVDELNGLGKATCHIEGSKVVGLDCEWKPNYVKGSKPNKNMFEDPRGGLSGLAEILGAGLNKTRRNSNWEQRPLSQNQLEYAALDAAVLIQIFYRVCDHSHTADALDGHNKIEWKSYIVSHMDNPRKSRKESRLRKEPEPEVKEDEA